One Candidatus Lernaella stagnicola genomic window, GCGGATGATCTTCGTGGCGAACTGGATGTCCTCCCACTTCAAGCCTGCGAGCTCTCCCATGCGGGCACCTGTGTGGAACGCCACCATGAAAAAGCAGTACCATTCGGGTCGGTACCGTTCACAGGTCGCAAGAAAAAGCTCGCGTTCCTCGATTGAGTACCAGTCGGGATCGCGTTTCTCCAACCGGAAAGCCTTCACCTTCGGAATGGCTTTTAGGTAGCCCCATTCCTCGGCGACGTTCAGCATCTTCCGAAGGGTTCCAAGGTGTTTGTTGATGGAGTTTTCGCTTACAGGTTTTCCCGTTCTTCTTGACCTCTTCTTCTTCGCCTTCGGCGGCCCCGCTTTTACTTTCTTCTTCATGTGGGCCTTGAATCCGGCGATCATCTCACCGTCGATAAGACGGATGTCGGTGTCCTTGAAGTACGGAACAAGATGGACTCGCAGATGGCTTTCCTTGTTTCGTTGTTCGCTACGACTATTTTCCACGAGCACATAGTTCTTGAAGAACTTTTCGGCAAATCCGCTGAACGTGAAGACCTGCTCCACCTCGGGTTCAGGTACTGGATCGTTGTGACCAGGTACGAAACCATTACGGTCAGCTTGTCGTTTCAGTTCAGCTACCTGCATCTCGACCTCTCGTCTTGTCCCGTTTGAAGAAATCC contains:
- a CDS encoding site-specific integrase produces the protein MKREPEPRVMRLKGGGWQGRFWYTNQSGERIRFRRRISSNGTRREVEMQVAELKRQADRNGFVPGHNDPVPEPEVEQVFTFSGFAEKFFKNYVLVENSRSEQRNKESHLRVHLVPYFKDTDIRLIDGEMIAGFKAHMKKKVKAGPPKAKKKRSRRTGKPVSENSINKHLGTLRKMLNVAEEWGYLKAIPKVKAFRLEKRDPDWYSIEERELFLATCERYRPEWYCFFMVAFHTGARMGELAGLKWEDIQFATKIIRIRRTRDREGNEKCPKGRRSRTVTMNSVVYEALMAHRHLDGEYVFHNSAGTKLDINGGYKVFKWLCRKAGLRALRRHDIRHSFASNIVAKTGNLIVVQEELGHTEISTTRIYAHIAPSTRHEALESIVVPKEPLEVWQQRLSCDKTGKKVATEVATEPPRLKIAKNE